Proteins encoded together in one Hymenobacter monticola window:
- the rplO gene encoding 50S ribosomal protein L15, with translation MLNLSNLQPAVGSTKGKKIIGRGEGSTRGGTSTRGHKGAKSRSGYKRKSGFEGGQMPLQRRVPKFGFKSLNRVEYKAINLDALTSLLDKDASATTMDAAYFVANGLVSKNAKIKVLGRGEIAKAVEVHAHAFSKSAVEAIEKAGGKAVTL, from the coding sequence ATGCTTAATCTCAGCAATCTCCAACCCGCCGTCGGCTCTACCAAGGGCAAGAAAATCATCGGCCGGGGCGAAGGCTCGACCCGCGGTGGCACGTCGACCCGTGGTCACAAAGGTGCCAAGTCGCGTTCGGGCTACAAGCGCAAGTCCGGCTTCGAAGGTGGACAGATGCCCCTCCAGCGCCGCGTGCCTAAGTTCGGCTTCAAGAGCCTGAACCGCGTCGAGTACAAAGCCATCAACCTCGATGCTTTGACCTCGCTGCTCGACAAAGACGCTTCGGCCACGACCATGGATGCCGCTTACTTCGTGGCAAACGGTCTGGTGTCGAAAAACGCCAAAATCAAAGTTCTCGGCCGCGGCGAAATCGCCAAGGCTGTAGAAGTTCATGCTCACGCGTTCTCGAAGTCGGCTGTTGAAGCCATCGAGAAGGCCGGCGGCAAAGCGGTAACGCTCTAA
- the rpmD gene encoding 50S ribosomal protein L30, which translates to MAQIQVKLVRSAIDRPERQKRIVQSLGLNKLNSTAQHDVNPSIMGMVNSVKHLLEVTEL; encoded by the coding sequence ATGGCACAAATTCAAGTAAAGCTCGTGCGCAGCGCCATCGACCGCCCCGAGCGTCAGAAGCGCATCGTTCAGTCCCTGGGCCTGAACAAACTCAACAGCACCGCGCAGCACGACGTGAACCCGTCCATCATGGGCATGGTGAACAGCGTGAAACACCTGCTCGAAGTAACCGAACTGTAA
- the rpsE gene encoding 30S ribosomal protein S5, with amino-acid sequence MGADSDFKEKVVAINRVAKVVKGGRRFSFSAIVVVGDGNGNVGYGLGKANEVTDAIAKGIDDAKKNVVKVPMYKHTVPHLMEGRYGGGFVLVQPAAAGTGVIAGGAMRAVFESAGIKDVLAKSKGSSNPHNVVKATFAALAKMRDPLQIAQARGISLARVFNG; translated from the coding sequence ATGGGCGCTGATTCCGACTTCAAAGAAAAAGTAGTAGCCATCAACCGCGTAGCGAAGGTGGTGAAAGGCGGTCGCCGCTTCAGCTTCTCTGCCATCGTGGTAGTGGGCGACGGCAACGGCAACGTGGGCTACGGCCTCGGCAAAGCCAACGAAGTGACCGACGCCATTGCCAAAGGCATTGACGACGCCAAGAAGAACGTGGTGAAAGTACCGATGTACAAGCACACCGTTCCCCACCTCATGGAAGGCCGCTACGGCGGTGGTTTCGTGCTGGTGCAGCCCGCTGCCGCTGGTACGGGCGTAATCGCCGGCGGTGCCATGCGCGCCGTGTTCGAGAGCGCCGGCATCAAGGACGTGCTGGCGAAGTCGAAAGGCTCGTCGAACCCTCACAACGTGGTAAAAGCTACGTTTGCTGCCCTCGCCAAAATGCGCGACCCGCTGCAAATCGCTCAAGCCCGTGGTATCTCTTTGGCCCGCGTTTTTAACGGTTAA